The following proteins come from a genomic window of Acidobacteriota bacterium:
- a CDS encoding aminopeptidase, whose product MRHSKLLSAAEKAVVHALKIKEGENFLLVTDKQKMEIAEALAYWAKKQKAEITTYLMIETLRPIKKETKIFEEIIKIADVTAYLLDSRIEEKPFRGFMVKMGSQYGRICMMPGITKEMMERLVNIDFEEMDKFTRKIIDAMREAEDVVIENPFGTRLEFSVKGRKWENDNGDISQKGKHGNLPAGECYTAPVEETFNGKMVVSLIDNKIGKGIMEFKEGKLIRWSGKGILDIIKNIGDDPSGFIVGEFGIGTNKKAKICPNMLEAEKAFGTIHVAIGDSYGLGKNSSKHHYDSLVEKVTIKAKGRFIAKNGKFLI is encoded by the coding sequence ATGCGTCATTCTAAATTATTATCAGCTGCGGAAAAGGCAGTTGTCCATGCCCTTAAGATAAAGGAAGGAGAGAATTTTCTATTAGTTACAGATAAACAAAAAATGGAAATTGCAGAAGCTTTAGCATACTGGGCTAAAAAACAGAAAGCAGAGATAACAACTTATTTAATGATAGAAACCCTAAGACCCATAAAAAAAGAAACAAAAATTTTTGAAGAAATAATTAAGATAGCGGATGTTACTGCCTATTTGCTCGATAGTAGAATTGAAGAGAAGCCATTCAGAGGATTTATGGTTAAGATGGGTTCTCAATACGGAAGAATATGTATGATGCCAGGTATAACAAAAGAGATGATGGAAAGGCTTGTAAATATTGATTTTGAAGAGATGGATAAGTTTACAAGAAAAATAATTGATGCGATGAGAGAAGCAGAAGATGTAGTGATTGAGAATCCATTTGGAACAAGATTAGAGTTTTCAGTAAAAGGAAGGAAATGGGAAAATGACAACGGAGATATATCTCAGAAAGGAAAACATGGAAATCTTCCAGCTGGAGAGTGTTACACTGCCCCTGTAGAGGAAACTTTTAATGGAAAGATGGTGGTAAGCCTTATAGATAATAAGATAGGAAAAGGAATTATGGAATTTAAGGAAGGAAAACTAATCAGATGGAGCGGAAAAGGAATATTGGATATTATCAAAAATATCGGAGATGATCCCTCAGGGTTCATAGTAGGAGAATTTGGGATTGGAACAAACAAAAAAGCAAAGATATGCCCTAATATGCTCGAAGCAGAAAAGGCATTTGGAACAATACATGTAGCAATTGGCGATTCATATGGCCTTGGTAAAAATTCTTCAAAACATCATTATGATTCTCTTGTAGAAAAAGTTACAATAAAAGCTAAGGGTCGCTTCATTGCAAAAAATGGAAAATTCTTAATTTGA
- a CDS encoding radical SAM protein, whose amino-acid sequence MAICLNCRRESPIISEYLKLCLDCIRNNFERVKPLIDRAHSESRKKFNLPPFPPKKEGGKKCKVCVNQCIFSKDESGYCGSLELGTLDYYYDPLPTNCVADKVCEGTKKFGMKNLAVFYRSCSFNCLFCQNWHFKNSRYRTKTIPSEEFKNLIDKNTFCVCYFGGDPTPQIVHSIRASREILKNKKATICWETNGSMNSKIARKIAEISWSSNGWIKFDIKTFDTKLNYALCGTNNEWTLENFSMLAELKKEYGLKKGLIASTLLIPGYIDEEEIYKISKFISDLDRDIPYVLLGFSPHFFFYDLLRSSRMQAFKAKEIAEKNGLKNVYLGNVFLLS is encoded by the coding sequence ATGGCGATTTGTTTAAATTGCAGAAGAGAGTCACCTATAATTTCTGAGTATTTAAAGTTGTGCCTGGATTGTATAAGAAATAATTTTGAGAGAGTAAAACCTTTAATTGACAGAGCCCATTCAGAATCGAGAAAAAAATTTAATCTTCCTCCTTTTCCACCGAAAAAAGAAGGCGGAAAGAAATGTAAGGTTTGTGTCAATCAGTGTATTTTCTCAAAGGATGAGTCAGGATATTGCGGATCATTAGAATTAGGAACACTTGACTATTATTATGATCCTCTTCCAACCAATTGCGTTGCTGATAAAGTTTGTGAAGGGACTAAAAAATTTGGAATGAAAAATCTTGCAGTTTTTTATAGATCCTGCTCATTTAACTGTCTTTTCTGTCAGAACTGGCACTTTAAAAATTCAAGATATCGAACTAAAACTATTCCATCTGAGGAATTTAAAAATTTGATCGATAAAAATACTTTCTGCGTCTGTTATTTTGGAGGAGATCCAACCCCTCAAATTGTTCATTCAATAAGAGCTTCAAGGGAAATATTAAAAAATAAAAAAGCAACTATTTGCTGGGAGACAAATGGTTCAATGAACTCAAAAATTGCAAGAAAAATTGCAGAGATTTCTTGGAGTAGTAATGGATGGATAAAATTTGATATCAAAACTTTTGATACTAAATTGAATTATGCTTTATGTGGAACGAACAATGAATGGACTCTTGAAAATTTTTCGATGTTGGCTGAATTAAAGAAAGAGTACGGATTGAAGAAGGGTTTGATTGCAAGCACACTCTTAATCCCTGGATACATAGATGAAGAAGAGATATATAAAATTTCAAAATTCATTTCAGACCTTGACAGAGATATTCCCTATGTTCTCCTTGGGTTCTCTCCTCATTTTTTCTTTTACGACCTTCTGAGATCATCAAGAATGCAGGCATTCAAAGCAAAAGAAATCGCAGAAAAAAATGGCTTGAAAAATGTTTACTTAGGCAATGTATTTTTATTAAGTTAA